One window of Tenacibaculum maritimum NCIMB 2154 genomic DNA carries:
- a CDS encoding aspartate kinase: MIVLKFGGTSVGTSKSIKEVVRIITEYHPSQPKIVVLSAVSGTTNSLLEISQLILQNKKEEALLKIHNLQKQYDSLIKGLFSVEKYISKAQLCSQSIFTTLQNIATNYNDAEKMIVAQGEILSTHLIHIYLEEQQINATLISALNFMSINANNEPEISTISKNIKPILAQSPNQNIFLTQGYICKDTNGAIANLQRGGSDYTASLIGAAIEAEEIQIWTDINGMHNNDPRYVENTFSIDEISFDEAAELAYFGAKILHPQSLIPAKEKNIPVLLKNTFNPLQKGTIIKNKAATNGITAIAAKDGIVAIKIKSYRMLLAYGFLKKVFEIFEKYKTPIDMITTSEVAVSLTIDDTSYLTEIRAALETYGKVEIDSSLSIICVAGNFSQNTEGLSAKVFDCLKNIPVRMISYGGSNYNTSLLVKTTDKMEALNALNEGLFTENLTV; this comes from the coding sequence ATGATTGTTTTAAAATTTGGAGGAACCTCCGTAGGTACATCTAAAAGTATAAAAGAAGTAGTTCGTATCATCACAGAATACCATCCTTCTCAGCCAAAAATTGTAGTATTATCTGCCGTTTCGGGTACTACAAATTCTTTATTAGAAATTAGTCAATTAATTCTTCAAAATAAAAAAGAAGAGGCTTTACTTAAAATTCATAATTTACAAAAGCAGTATGATAGTTTAATTAAAGGACTATTTTCGGTTGAAAAATACATATCAAAAGCACAATTATGTAGTCAATCTATATTCACTACATTACAAAATATAGCTACTAATTATAATGATGCTGAAAAAATGATTGTTGCGCAGGGTGAAATTTTATCTACCCATCTTATACATATTTACTTAGAAGAGCAACAAATAAATGCTACGCTAATTTCTGCTTTAAATTTTATGAGCATCAACGCTAATAATGAACCTGAAATTAGCACTATTAGTAAAAATATAAAACCCATTCTTGCTCAAAGTCCCAACCAAAACATCTTTCTTACCCAAGGATATATTTGTAAAGATACAAATGGAGCAATAGCTAACCTACAACGCGGTGGAAGTGATTATACAGCTTCTCTAATTGGTGCCGCTATTGAAGCAGAAGAAATTCAAATTTGGACGGACATCAATGGAATGCATAATAACGATCCTCGTTATGTAGAAAATACTTTTTCTATTGATGAAATCTCTTTTGATGAAGCTGCTGAACTTGCTTATTTTGGCGCAAAAATTTTACATCCGCAAAGTTTAATCCCTGCCAAAGAAAAAAACATTCCTGTTCTATTAAAAAACACATTTAATCCTCTTCAAAAAGGAACCATTATTAAAAATAAAGCAGCTACCAATGGAATTACAGCAATTGCAGCAAAAGATGGAATTGTGGCTATTAAAATAAAATCTTATAGAATGTTACTTGCTTATGGGTTTCTTAAAAAGGTTTTTGAAATATTTGAGAAATATAAGACTCCTATAGATATGATTACTACTTCAGAAGTTGCTGTATCTTTAACAATAGACGATACCTCTTATCTTACAGAAATTAGAGCAGCATTAGAAACTTATGGAAAAGTAGAAATAGATAGCTCATTGAGTATTATTTGCGTTGCTGGAAACTTTTCTCAAAATACTGAAGGTTTGAGTGCTAAAGTATTTGACTGTCTTAAAAATATTCCTGTAAGAATGATTTCTTATGGCGGAAGTAATTACAATACATCATTGCTTGTTAAAACAACTGATAAAATGGAAGCCTTAAATGCTTTAAATGAAGGTTTATTTACAGAAAACCTAACAGTATAA